The following are encoded in a window of Drosophila simulans strain w501 chromosome 3L, Prin_Dsim_3.1, whole genome shotgun sequence genomic DNA:
- the LOC6738360 gene encoding protein anon-73B1, whose translation MSASADSLAAAASLDKYGDEDIFSLLIRYGLYVGALFQFVCISAAVLMENNPDSQSNPETGEVTEREGEPVRTRLHKIRKLEKKKRR comes from the coding sequence ATGTCGGCTTCCGCGGACAGTCTGGCCGCTGCCGCATCCCTGGACAAGTACGGCGACGAGGACATCTTCAGCTTGCTAATCCGCTACGGACTTTATGTGGGTGCCCTCTTCCAGTTCGTTTGCATTTCGGCCGCAGTATTGATGGAGAATAACCCGGATAGCCAAAGTAATCCGGAGACTGGCGAAGTAACAGAGCGGGAAGGCGAGCCGGTCCGCACGCGCCTGCACAAGATTCGGAAgctggagaagaagaagcgacGATAG
- the LOC6738361 gene encoding protein Mo25, protein MPLFGKSQKSPVELVKSLKEAINALEAGDRKVEKAQEDVSKNLVSIKNMLYGSSDAEPPADYVVAQLSQELYNSNLLLLLIQNLHRIDFEGKKHVALIFNNVLRRQIGTRSPTVEYICTKPEILFTLMAGYEDAHPEIALNSGTMLRECARYEALAKIMLHSDEFFKFFRYVEVSTFDIASDAFSTFKELLTRHKLLCAEFLDANYDKFFSQHYQRLLNSENYVTRRQSLKLLGELLLDRHNFTVMTRYISEPENLKLMMNMLKEKSRNIQFEAFHVFKVFVANPNKPKPILDILLRNQTKLVDFLTNFHTDRSEDEQFNDEKAYLIKQIKELKPLPEA, encoded by the coding sequence ATGCCACTGTTCGGGAAGTCACAGAAGTCGCCAGTGGAGCTGGTCAAGTCGCTGAAGGAGGCGATCAACGCCCTAGAGGCGGGCGACCGCAAGGTGGAGAAGGCGCAGGAGGACGTCAGCAAGAACCTGGTCTCGATCAAGAACATGCTGTACGGTAGCAGCGATGCCGAGCCGCCGGCGGACTATGTGGTGGCCCAGCTGTCTCAGGAGCTGTACAACAGcaacctgctgctgctgctcatccaGAACCTGCACCGCATCGACTTCGAGGGCAAGAAGCATGTGGCGCTCATTTTCAATAATGTGCTGCGCCGCCAGATTGGCACCCGTTCGCCCACCGTCGAGTATATATGTACGAAGCCGGAGATCCTGTTCACCCTGATGGCCGGCTACGAAGATGCGCATCCGGAGATCGCACTGAACTCCGGTACCATGCTGAGGGAGTGCGCCCGGTACGAGGCGCTGGCCAAGATCATGCTGCACTCGGATGAGTTCTTCAAGTTCTTCCGCTACGTGGAGGTTTCCACCTTTGATATTGCCAGCGATGCCTTTTCTACGTTCAAGGAGCTGCTCACGCGCCACAAGCTGCTGTGCGCGGAGTTCCTGGACGCCAACTACGACAAGTTCTTCTCGCAGCACTACCAGCGCCTGCTCAACTCGGAGAACTATGTGACGCGGCGTCAGAGCTTGAAGCTGCTTGGGGAACTGCTGCTGGACCGGCACAACTTCACCGTGATGACGCGCTACATATCCGAGCCGGAGAACCTCAAGTTAATGATGAACATGCTCAAGGAAAAGTCGCGCAACATTCAGTTCGAGGCGTTTCACGTCTTCAAGGTGTTCGTGGCCAATCCCAACAAGCCGAAGCCCATTCTGGACATCCTGCTGCGCAACCAGACGAAGCTGGTCGACTTCCTGACCAACTTCCACACGGATCGCTCCGAGGACGAGCAGTTCAACGACGAGAAGGCCTATCTGATCAAGCAGATAAAGGAGCTGAAGCCGTTGCCCGAGGCTTAG
- the LOC6738359 gene encoding prostaglandin E synthase 2 encodes MSCIRLASATVLAGIRPPPAASGGGALRLLTRKQSPDSAFARRQFAVAVENGGGRKKPNGTFKLAILGATVGAATGSVYTMYQRWTDGSSHKEHEETKPTRLDGIPAGVRITKRYVNPKDTSGLDIVLFQFQTCPFCCKVRAFLDYMGISYAVVEVDAVLRQDIRWSSVKKVPMVLIRQQDGKYVQMVDSSAIISLIATHLQDRRTDIGELAQFYPHTSFFDDDGKKKNDILNKYFLMYREHTPKGVSKETEETDRKWRSWADSHLVHLISPNCYQTMSESLETFEWFSQAGEWDVHFPKWERDLMVYCGATAMWAIAKMLKRRHALTDDVRSHMYDALDQWTTELKKRNTKFIGGKQPSLADLSVFGVLSSMEGCQTFKDCLQNTSIGKWFYDVKALVEKNRGQLQRERIENLAAIA; translated from the exons ATGTCATGTATTCGACTAGCGTCTGCAACCGTCCTGGCAGGCATCCGACCACCGCCGGCAGCAAGCGGAGGCGGCGCCTTGCGCCTGTTGACCCGTAAACAGAGTCCGGATTCTGCATTTGCACGCCGCCAGTTTGCAGTGGCGGTGGAAAACGGCGGGGGCAGGAAGAAGCCAAATGGAACTTTCAAGCTCGCAATTTTGGGGGCCACCGTAGGCGCGGCCACCGGATCGGTGTACACGATGTACCAGCGGTGGACAGACGGCAGCTCGCACAAGGAGCATGAGGAGACGAAGCCGACGCGGCTGGACGGGATTCCGGCAGGAGTGCGGATAACGAAACGCTATGTCAACCCCAAGGACACGTCCGGTCTGGACATTGTGCTGTTCCAGTTCCAGACGTGTCCCTTCTGTTGCAAGGTGCGCGCTTTCCTCGACTATATGGGCATCTCCTATGCGGTGGTCGAAGTGGATGCCGTCCTACGGCAGGACATCCGCTGGTCGTCGGTGAAGAAGGTGCCGATGGTTCTCATCCGGCAGCAGGACGGCAAATACGTCCAGATGGTGGACTCAAGTGCCATCATATCCCTTATAGCCACCCACCTGCAGGACAGGCGCACGGACATCGGCGAGCTAGCACAGTTCTATCCGCACACCTCCTTTTTTGACGATGATGGCAAAAAGAAGAACGATATATTGAATAAGTACTTCCTCATGTATCGCGAGCATACGCCCAAGGGAGTGTCCAAGGAAACGGAGGA AACCGATCGCAAGTGGAGGAGCTGGGCCGACAGCCACCTGGTGCACCTAATATCGCCCAACTGTTATCAGACCATGAGCGAGTCCCTAGAGACTTTTGAGTGGTTCTCGCAAGCTGGCGAGTGGGACGTTCACTTCCCCAAATGGGAGCGCGACCTGATGGTTTACTGTGGTGCCACCGCCATGTGGGCCATTGCCAAGATGCTGAAGCGCCGTCACGCCCTCACCGACGACGTCCGGTCGCACATGTATGATGCTCTTGACCAGTGGACCACTGAGCTAAAAAAGAGGAACACGAAATTCATTGGCGGAAAACAGCCCAGTCTGGCTGATCTTTCGGTTTTCGGCGTGCTTTCGAGCATGGAGGGGTGTCAGACGTTCAAGGATTGTCTGCAAAACACCAGCATTG GTAAATGGTTTTATGACGTCAAGGCGTTGGTGGAGAAGAATCGTGGGCAGTTGCAAAGAGAACGTATTGAAAACCTGGCCGCTATAGcttaa
- the LOC6738358 gene encoding proteasome subunit beta type-1: MSRLGFEQFPDYQVPGMKHPDFSPYESNGGSIVAIAGDDFAVIAADTRLSSGYNIHSRTQSKLFKLSPQTVLGSTGCWADTLSLTGSMKVRMQSYEHTHLRTMTTEAVAQMLSIAMYNRRFFPYYVSNILAGIDNEGKGVVYSYDPIGHCEKATYRAGGTAGTLLQPVLDNQIGHKNMNLEDADKIKLTKDRAVSVASDTFISAAERDIYTGDSVLINIITKDGIEVRTLSLRKD; encoded by the exons ATGAGCAGATTGGGCTTTGAGCAATTCCCGGACTACCAGGTGCCCGGCATGAAACATCCTGATTTCTCGCCCTACGAGTCCAATGGCGG CTCCATTGTGGCCATCGCCGGAGATGACTTCGCCGTAATTGCAGCGGACACCCGCCTGAGCAGCGGCTACAACATTCACTCGCGAACGCAGAGCAAACTCTTTAAACTGTCTCCCCAGACAGTGTTGGGTTCCACAGGCTGCTGGGCGGACACGCTCTCGTTGACCGGATCGATGAAGGTGCGCATGCAGAGCTATGAGCATACCCATCTGCGCACCATGACCACTGAGGCCGTGGCCCAGATGCTCTCCATCGCCATGTACAATCGCCGCTTCTTTCCGTACTATGTGTCGAACATTCTGGCCGGTATCGACAACGAGGGCAAGGGCGTCGTCTACTCCTACGATCCCATCGGTCACTGCGAGAAGGCTACATACCGCGCCGGCGGCACTGCCGGCACCCTGCTGCAACCGGTGCTGGACAACCAGATTGGTCACAAGAACATGAACTTGGAAGACGCCGACAAGATCAAGTTGACCAAGGATCGGGCCGTGAGCGTTGCCTCCGACACCTTTATCTCGGCCGCTGAGCGCGACATCTACACCGGCGACTCTGTACTGATCAATATCATAACTAAAGATGGCATTGAGGTACGAACTCTGTCGCTGCGTAAGGACTAG
- the LOC6738357 gene encoding ADP-ribose pyrophosphatase, mitochondrial has protein sequence MTSFEFALLPLLYLLLILKNPPTSAQMMSSLVKPGIFRHLMCRNNMYPRSSVLRYPVSDEQVFWSEPFPDYCPPAYTAPHIGGQVWADPPLPSDTFRPQWNQLDGQVNRESFHGAYNVQNGLPLNPIGRTGLTGRGSLGRWGPNHAADPIVTRWKRDGQGAILANLTTGKNIIQMVAIQRSDNKLWAIPGGMVDPGENVSVTLKREFTEEALNFTDKANMVERFFQAGGVQVYQGYVDDFRNTDNAWMETTALNFHDEDGSQVGQLELMAGDDATNVRWTDVDSNLKLHANHADIVREVVIRRNAHW, from the exons ATGACTAGTTTCGAGTTTGCACTACTGCCGCTTCTATATTTGCTACTGATCCTGAAAAACCCTCCAACCTCCGCCCAAATGATGTCCTCGCTGGTGAAGCCGGGCATTTTCCGGCACCTAATGTGCCGTAACAACATGTATCCGCGCAGCTCTGTCCTCCGGTACCCAGTTTCCGACGAACAGGTGTTCTGGTCGGAGCCGTTCCCGGACTACTGCCCGCCTGCGTACACGGCGCCACACATTGGCGGGCAGGTGTGGGCTGATCCGCCGCTGCCCAGCGACACATTCCGGCCACAGTGGAATCAGCTGGATGGACAGGTGAACCGCGAGTCCTTCCACGGTGCCTACAACGTACAGAATGGACTGCCCCTGAATCCGATCGGGCGTACCGGACTAACCGGACGTGGTTCGCTAGGCAGATGGGGTCCAAATCATGCTGCAGATCCAATTGTCACGCGCTGGAAGCGCGATGGCCAAGGAGCAATTTTGGCCAACCTGACCACCGGCAA GAATATTATACAAATGGTTGCCATACAGCGGTCCGACAACAAATTGTGGGCCATTCCCGGTGGCATGGTCGATCCCGGCGAGAATGTCAGTGTCACCCTTAAGCGGGAGTTCACCGAGGAGGCGTTGAATTTCACGGACAAAGCCAACATGGTGGAGCGATTTTTCCAAGCGGGCGGCGTTCAGGTATACCAAGGCTACGTAGACGATTTTCGAAACACGGACAACGCTTGGATGGAAACCACTGCGCTGAACTTCCACGACGAAGACGGAAGCCAGGTGGGACAATTGGAGCTAATGGCCGGTGACGATGCCACCAATGTGCGCTGGACGGACGTCGACTCGAATCTCAAGCTGCACGCTAATCATGCCGACATCGTCCGTGAGGTTGTCATCCGACGAAATGCACACTGGTAG